In Candidatus Bathyarchaeota archaeon, the genomic stretch TTCTGTTAGAAAATCAGTTACGCCTTCGCCCTTAGCCATTTTGACGAGTTTTTTTGACGCATCAATCCACTTTTTGGAAGCTGCAACCCAAGTCTTTGCAATGTCAGATTCTTCAGCTACAAAATCTATCGCTTCCTCAGGGCACATCTCCTTGCATTTAGGATTGCCATCGCAAAGATCACAAATGACTACAGTGTTGCCGTTTTCATCGTACCTTATGGCGCCATATTCGCATGCTTCTAAGCACCACTTGCAACCATCACATTTCGCGTCATCAACTAGTATGGCTCCAGTTTCCTCAGATTGAAATAACGCATCTCTAGGACAAGCTCGTAT encodes the following:
- a CDS encoding 4Fe-4S dicluster domain-containing protein; its protein translation is MDAEEKEVNQRFLSVNPEKCVGCSICEFACSWEKEEVLNPLKSRIRIIRGPPFIHLAVTCRQCEDTPCIRACPRDALFQSEETGAILVDDAKCDGCKWCLEACEYGAIRYDENGNTVVICDLCDGNPKCKEMCPEEAIDFVAEESDIAKTWVAASKKWIDASKKLVKMAKGEGVTDFLTESKEIMERIEEKYRELFEKKK